In a single window of the Streptomyces sp. CGMCC 4.7035 genome:
- a CDS encoding 2OG-Fe(II) oxygenase translates to MDHVDHALRGRFSWTTFDVTSLLPAGWDTDIAEVVRKNQADRLLMPPHSTSREQVGTRALLTSAVRGAVVWKELSWVVDLYHGLFRELGESHARRTVLSATDRRYAVVLNVQEPGGDRSECHIDTNPIAGLLYATGHRPGAGGELAIAHDTHARNTADVDRDCSVIYPQKGHLVFFDGRLHPHYVRAVTSGGARVVVAMNYYTEECPESMRPGDLDDYLHGSPVG, encoded by the coding sequence ATGGATCATGTGGATCATGCCCTGCGGGGCCGGTTCTCCTGGACGACCTTCGACGTGACCTCGCTGCTGCCCGCCGGCTGGGACACGGACATCGCCGAGGTCGTACGGAAGAACCAGGCAGACCGGCTCCTCATGCCTCCGCATTCCACCTCGCGCGAACAGGTCGGCACCCGGGCACTGCTCACCAGCGCGGTTCGCGGGGCCGTGGTCTGGAAGGAGCTTTCCTGGGTGGTCGACCTGTACCACGGCCTCTTCAGGGAGTTGGGAGAGAGCCACGCACGGCGCACGGTGCTCTCGGCGACGGACCGCCGCTACGCGGTGGTGCTGAACGTCCAGGAGCCCGGTGGCGACAGGAGCGAGTGCCACATCGACACGAACCCGATCGCCGGTCTGCTCTATGCGACCGGTCATCGTCCGGGCGCCGGCGGTGAGCTGGCCATCGCGCACGACACCCATGCCCGGAACACCGCGGACGTGGATCGCGACTGCTCGGTGATCTACCCGCAGAAGGGCCATCTGGTGTTCTTCGACGGCAGGCTGCATCCGCACTACGTGCGTGCGGTGACGAGTGGCGGAGCGCGCGTCGTCGTGGCCATGAACTACTACACCGAGGAATGCCCCGAAAGCATGCGCCCCGGCGATCTCGACGACTACCTCCACGGCAGCCCTGTCGGCTGA
- a CDS encoding acyltransferase family protein encodes MSSIPVRAVGGFRQPLPPVAELGGRVGVTVTETGAERPSRPTRRRERAAASGRTRSRLYAVDGIRLIAALMVAVHHYAGTRRVDQPGNLIWDRPVSDIMPTVFHFAAYGWIGVEIFFVISGFVICMSCWGRTPRQFFVSRVIRLYPAYWCAIVFTTVVLMALPGVWERMRLRDILLNFTMLQSGSGVRNVDGVYWTLWSELRFYLLFLLVVATGLTYRKVVLFCCVWGAAAMLAPVAEVPLLDLVAGPEAAWYFIAGLALYLMHRFGQDLLLWGILAMSWLMGQRELGQRIDEVEHVSGWRGAVLIFTVFLLVMVAIALGLTDRVRWKWLVTAGSLTYPLYLMHYAAGTTLINRLRDTMDARLLVVSVIAGFLLLGYLVHRFVERPVAGALKRGLDTSFARLRNAGQAG; translated from the coding sequence ATGTCGTCCATACCCGTGCGGGCCGTCGGCGGATTCCGGCAACCGCTGCCCCCGGTCGCCGAGCTGGGCGGCCGGGTGGGCGTCACCGTGACCGAGACCGGGGCCGAGCGGCCGTCGCGGCCCACCCGGCGGCGTGAGCGCGCCGCCGCCTCCGGACGAACCCGCTCCCGCCTGTACGCCGTCGACGGCATCCGCCTGATCGCCGCCCTGATGGTCGCCGTACACCACTACGCGGGTACGCGCCGGGTCGATCAGCCGGGCAACCTGATCTGGGACCGCCCGGTCTCCGACATCATGCCGACGGTGTTCCACTTCGCGGCGTACGGCTGGATCGGCGTCGAGATCTTCTTCGTGATCAGCGGCTTCGTGATCTGCATGTCCTGCTGGGGCCGCACCCCACGCCAGTTCTTCGTCTCCCGCGTCATCCGGCTCTACCCGGCGTACTGGTGCGCGATCGTGTTCACGACGGTTGTGCTGATGGCCCTGCCGGGTGTCTGGGAGCGCATGCGGCTGCGCGACATCCTGCTCAACTTCACGATGCTGCAGTCCGGTTCGGGCGTGCGGAACGTCGACGGCGTCTACTGGACCCTGTGGTCGGAACTCCGCTTCTACCTGCTCTTCCTCCTCGTGGTGGCCACCGGCCTGACCTACCGCAAGGTCGTCCTCTTCTGCTGCGTGTGGGGCGCCGCCGCCATGCTCGCGCCGGTGGCCGAGGTCCCCCTGCTGGACCTGGTCGCCGGCCCCGAGGCCGCCTGGTACTTCATCGCCGGCCTCGCCCTCTACCTCATGCACCGCTTCGGCCAGGACCTGCTGCTGTGGGGCATCCTCGCCATGTCGTGGCTGATGGGCCAGCGGGAGCTGGGGCAGCGCATCGACGAGGTCGAGCACGTCTCCGGCTGGCGGGGAGCCGTGCTGATCTTCACCGTGTTCCTGCTGGTCATGGTCGCCATCGCCCTGGGCCTGACCGACCGCGTCCGCTGGAAGTGGCTGGTCACGGCGGGGAGCCTGACGTACCCGCTCTATCTGATGCACTACGCGGCCGGTACGACGCTGATCAACCGCCTGCGGGACACGATGGACGCCCGGCTGCTGGTCGTCTCGGTGATCGCCGGGTTCCTGCTGCTGGGCTACCTGGTCCACCGTTTCGTGGAGCGACCCGTGGCAGGCGCGCTGAAGAGGGGGCTGGACACGTCGTTCGCTCGGCTGCGGAATGCGGGGCAGGCGGGCTGA
- the rpsG gene encoding 30S ribosomal protein S7: MPRKGPAPKRPVIIDPVYGSPLVTSLINKVLLNGKRSTAERIVYGAMEGLREKTGNDPIITLKRALENIKPTLEVKSRRVGGATYQVPIEVKPGRANTLALRWLVGYSRARREKTMTERLLNELLDASNGLGAAVKKREDTHKMAESNKAFAHYRW, from the coding sequence ATGCCTCGTAAGGGCCCCGCCCCGAAGCGCCCGGTCATCATCGACCCGGTCTACGGTTCTCCTCTGGTGACCTCCCTCATCAACAAGGTGCTGCTGAACGGCAAGCGCTCCACCGCCGAGCGCATCGTCTACGGCGCCATGGAGGGTCTGCGTGAGAAGACGGGCAACGACCCGATCATCACGCTGAAGCGCGCGCTGGAGAACATCAAGCCGACCCTTGAGGTCAAGTCCCGCCGTGTCGGTGGCGCCACCTACCAGGTGCCGATCGAGGTCAAGCCCGGTCGTGCCAACACCCTGGCGCTGCGCTGGCTGGTCGGTTACTCCCGCGCCCGTCGCGAGAAGACCATGACCGAGCGTCTGCTCAACGAGCTCCTCGACGCCTCCAACGGCCTCGGTGCCGCTGTGAAGAAGCGCGAGGACACGCACAAGATGGCCGAGTCCAACAAGGCCTTCGCGCACTACCGCTGGTAG
- the rpsL gene encoding 30S ribosomal protein S12, producing the protein MPTIQQLVRKGRQDKVEKNKTPALEGSPQRRGVCTRVFTTTPKKPNSALRKVARVRLTSGIEVTAYIPGEGHNLQEHSIVLVRGGRVKDLPGVRYKIIRGSLDTQGVKNRKQARSRYGAKKEK; encoded by the coding sequence GTGCCTACGATCCAGCAGCTGGTCCGTAAGGGCCGGCAGGACAAGGTCGAGAAGAACAAGACGCCCGCACTCGAGGGTTCCCCTCAGCGTCGTGGCGTCTGCACGCGTGTGTTCACGACCACCCCGAAGAAGCCGAACTCGGCCCTGCGTAAGGTCGCGCGTGTGCGTCTGACCAGCGGGATCGAGGTCACCGCTTACATTCCGGGTGAGGGACACAACCTGCAGGAGCACTCCATCGTGCTCGTGCGCGGCGGCCGTGTGAAGGACCTGCCGGGTGTTCGCTACAAGATCATCCGCGGTTCGCTCGACACCCAGGGTGTCAAGAACCGCAAGCAGGCCCGCAGCCGCTACGGCGCCAAGAAGGAGAAGTAA
- a CDS encoding PAS domain-containing sensor histidine kinase produces the protein MPDEGADLIHALLDQIPVSFWMSRGRDGGYEIVLWNAAASRIYGYTKQEAIGSSFLDLFVDEPQKDQAREDADRIIAGVPLVVPAVNCIAVDRDRHGNPVALLTNAFRVEFEGESFQAELAVDLTPSRFLQHTDAYYRAKREGPDHAPLRTLEAFLDHITELNSRQLALWGRTFAHEIRSELVPLRQALRQLAEDNPSLSGTDEFRDIERSVGSLRLLSDNFLSFQAGFQPDLRAGNPQAFARPGGFDLLDTVRAVTDEFAYAATQLGTDIALVLPDDPGRLNRTRLLGTREAFTNTMRNVLSNSVKHYDRSLTHGDGRITVTLARDKSFAGIAVRNPGQMPQSQIDHGFEPFYKDAQNPSEGMHLGLSIAHQWTKEVGGRISIANQADQVLVSILWPCDAHGDA, from the coding sequence TTGCCGGACGAGGGCGCGGACCTGATCCACGCGCTGCTCGACCAGATACCCGTGAGCTTCTGGATGTCGCGCGGGCGCGACGGAGGCTACGAGATCGTCCTCTGGAACGCCGCGGCGAGCCGCATCTACGGCTACACCAAGCAGGAAGCCATCGGCAGCAGCTTTCTCGACCTGTTCGTGGACGAGCCCCAGAAGGACCAGGCCCGCGAGGACGCCGACCGCATCATCGCCGGTGTCCCTCTCGTCGTCCCGGCGGTCAACTGCATCGCCGTCGACCGGGACCGGCACGGAAATCCGGTCGCCCTGCTCACCAATGCCTTTCGGGTGGAGTTCGAGGGGGAGAGCTTTCAGGCGGAACTCGCGGTGGACCTGACGCCCAGCAGGTTTCTGCAACACACCGACGCGTACTACCGGGCGAAGCGCGAGGGCCCCGACCACGCCCCGCTGCGCACCCTGGAAGCGTTTCTGGACCACATCACCGAACTCAACTCCCGACAGCTGGCGCTGTGGGGCCGCACCTTCGCACACGAGATCCGCAGCGAACTGGTACCCCTGCGGCAGGCGCTGCGACAGCTGGCGGAGGACAACCCGTCCCTGTCGGGGACCGATGAGTTCAGGGACATCGAGCGGTCGGTGGGCAGCCTGCGGTTGCTGTCGGACAATTTCCTGTCGTTCCAGGCCGGCTTCCAGCCTGATCTCCGGGCGGGAAACCCGCAGGCCTTCGCCCGCCCGGGCGGCTTCGACCTGCTCGACACCGTACGCGCCGTGACCGACGAGTTCGCCTACGCGGCCACACAGCTCGGTACCGACATCGCACTCGTGCTGCCGGACGACCCGGGGCGGCTGAACCGGACCCGGCTGCTCGGCACGCGCGAGGCCTTCACGAACACCATGCGCAACGTACTGAGCAACTCCGTCAAGCACTACGACCGGTCGTTGACGCATGGCGACGGGCGCATCACCGTCACCCTGGCCCGGGACAAGAGCTTCGCGGGGATCGCCGTGCGCAACCCGGGCCAGATGCCGCAGTCCCAGATCGACCACGGCTTCGAGCCGTTCTACAAGGACGCGCAGAACCCGTCGGAGGGGATGCACTTGGGGCTGTCCATCGCGCATCAGTGGACGAAGGAGGTCGGGGGAAGGATCTCCATAGCCAACCAGGCCGACCAGGTCCTGGTGAGCATCCTGTGGCCGTGCGACGCCCATGGGGACGCGTAG
- the fusA gene encoding elongation factor G, with protein MATTSLDLAKVRNIGIMAHIDAGKTTTTERILFYTGVSYKIGEVHDGAATMDWMEQEQERGITITSAATTCHWSLEDVDHTINIIDTPGHVDFTVEVERSLRVLDGAVTVFDGVAGVEPQSETVWRQADRYGVPRICFVNKLDRTGAEFHRCVDMISDRLGAQPIVMQLPIGAEADFKGVVDLVRMKALVWSAEATKGEMYDVVDIPDTHTEAAEEYRGKLLEAVAENDEEIMELYLEGQEPSEEQLYAAIRRITIASGKGTGTTVTPVFCGTAFKNKGVQPLLDAVVRYLPSPVDIEAIEGHDVKDPEVVVKRKPSDEEPLSALAFKIMSDPHLGKLTFVRVYSGRLESGSSVLNSVKGKKERIGKIYRMHANKREEIESVGAGDIVAVMGLKQTTTGETLADDKNPVILESMDFPAPVIQVAIEPKSKGDQEKLGVAIQRLAEEDPSFQVHSDEETGQTIIGGMGELHLEVLVDRMRREFKVEANVGKPQVAYRETIRKAVERVDYTHKKQTGGTGQFAKVQIGIEPLEGGDTSYEFVNKVTGGRIPKEYIPSVDAGAQEAMQFGILAGYEMTGVRVILHDGAYHEVDSSELAFKIAGSQAFKEAARKASPVLLEPMMAVEVTTPEDYMGEVIGDINSRRGQIQAMEERAGARVVKGLVPLSEMFGYVGDLRSKTSGRASYSMQFDSYAEVPRNVAEEIIAKAKGE; from the coding sequence ATGGCTACCACTTCACTTGACCTGGCCAAGGTCCGCAACATCGGGATCATGGCCCACATCGACGCGGGCAAGACGACCACCACCGAGCGGATCCTGTTCTACACCGGTGTGTCGTACAAGATCGGTGAGGTCCACGACGGCGCTGCCACCATGGACTGGATGGAGCAGGAGCAGGAGCGTGGCATCACGATCACCTCTGCTGCCACCACCTGTCACTGGTCGCTGGAAGACGTCGACCACACCATCAACATCATCGACACCCCGGGTCACGTCGACTTCACCGTCGAGGTGGAGCGCTCCCTGCGCGTGCTCGACGGTGCCGTGACGGTGTTCGACGGCGTCGCCGGTGTCGAGCCCCAGTCCGAGACGGTGTGGCGTCAGGCGGACCGCTACGGCGTTCCGCGTATCTGCTTCGTCAACAAGCTCGACCGGACCGGTGCCGAGTTCCACCGTTGCGTCGACATGATCTCTGACCGCCTGGGCGCTCAGCCGATCGTGATGCAGCTCCCGATCGGTGCCGAGGCCGACTTCAAGGGCGTCGTGGACCTGGTCCGCATGAAGGCGCTCGTGTGGTCCGCCGAGGCCACCAAGGGCGAGATGTACGACGTCGTCGACATCCCGGACACGCACACCGAGGCTGCCGAGGAGTACCGCGGCAAGCTGCTCGAGGCCGTGGCCGAGAACGACGAAGAGATCATGGAGCTGTACCTGGAGGGCCAGGAGCCTTCCGAGGAGCAGCTGTACGCCGCGATCCGTCGTATCACCATCGCGTCCGGCAAGGGCACCGGCACCACCGTGACCCCGGTGTTCTGCGGTACCGCGTTCAAGAACAAGGGTGTCCAGCCCCTGCTCGACGCGGTCGTGCGCTACCTGCCGTCCCCGGTCGACATCGAGGCCATCGAGGGCCACGACGTCAAGGACCCCGAGGTCGTCGTCAAGCGCAAGCCGTCCGACGAGGAGCCCCTCTCGGCGCTGGCGTTCAAGATCATGAGCGACCCGCACCTCGGCAAGCTCACCTTCGTCCGGGTTTACTCGGGCCGCCTGGAGTCCGGCTCTTCGGTGCTGAACTCCGTCAAGGGCAAGAAGGAGCGCATCGGCAAGATCTACCGCATGCACGCCAACAAGCGTGAGGAGATCGAGTCGGTGGGCGCCGGCGACATCGTCGCCGTCATGGGCCTGAAGCAGACCACCACCGGTGAGACGCTGGCCGACGACAAGAACCCGGTCATCCTGGAGTCCATGGACTTCCCGGCGCCGGTCATCCAGGTCGCCATCGAGCCCAAGTCGAAGGGCGACCAGGAGAAGCTGGGCGTCGCGATCCAGCGCCTGGCCGAGGAGGACCCGTCCTTCCAGGTCCACTCGGACGAGGAGACCGGCCAGACCATCATCGGTGGTATGGGCGAGCTGCACCTCGAGGTGCTGGTCGACCGTATGCGCCGTGAGTTCAAGGTCGAGGCCAACGTCGGCAAGCCGCAGGTCGCGTACCGCGAGACGATCCGCAAGGCCGTCGAGCGCGTCGACTACACGCACAAGAAGCAGACTGGTGGTACCGGCCAGTTCGCCAAGGTGCAGATCGGCATCGAGCCGCTCGAGGGTGGCGACACCTCGTACGAGTTCGTGAACAAGGTGACCGGTGGTCGTATCCCGAAGGAGTACATCCCTTCGGTCGACGCCGGTGCGCAGGAGGCCATGCAGTTCGGCATCCTCGCCGGTTACGAGATGACCGGCGTGCGCGTCATCCTGCACGATGGTGCGTACCACGAGGTCGACTCCTCCGAGCTCGCCTTCAAGATCGCCGGTTCGCAGGCCTTCAAGGAGGCCGCGCGCAAGGCCAGCCCCGTGCTGCTCGAGCCGATGATGGCCGTTGAGGTCACCACGCCCGAGGACTACATGGGTGAGGTCATCGGCGACATCAACTCCCGCCGTGGCCAGATCCAGGCCATGGAGGAGCGGGCCGGTGCCCGCGTCGTGAAGGGCCTCGTGCCCCTCTCGGAGATGTTCGGCTACGTCGGAGACCTCCGTAGCAAGACGTCGGGTCGCGCAAGCTACTCGATGCAGTTCGACTCCTACGCCGAGGTTCCGCGGAACGTCGCCGAGGAGATCATCGCGAAGGCCAAGGGCGAGTAA
- a CDS encoding Uma2 family endonuclease, producing MTIAPDNAQQGASHIYRAMRDLVQSIDDTIPGKFEITKEGIVHDMMSPIGPHELTVLRLRKRLEKVMPEEIVAHTGEPDVETESEGIMRRPDVMVIAEADMEIEGTFDPRTIHAAVEVVSRSNPDNDWVTKMRDYPLMGIPVYAIFDPRTGTGTVLTDIHATPDGPRYATRKDFVYSEDVTIADWTISTGNLPLYRE from the coding sequence ATGACCATCGCACCGGACAACGCGCAGCAGGGCGCCTCCCACATCTACCGAGCCATGCGGGACCTCGTTCAGTCCATTGACGACACCATCCCCGGCAAGTTCGAGATCACCAAGGAAGGGATCGTCCACGACATGATGTCGCCCATCGGCCCTCACGAACTCACCGTGCTGCGCCTTCGGAAACGCCTGGAAAAGGTGATGCCGGAAGAAATCGTGGCCCATACCGGTGAGCCGGATGTGGAGACCGAGTCCGAGGGCATCATGCGACGCCCCGACGTGATGGTGATCGCCGAGGCGGACATGGAGATTGAGGGAACCTTCGATCCCCGAACGATTCACGCCGCCGTCGAAGTCGTCTCCCGCTCCAACCCGGACAACGACTGGGTCACCAAGATGCGCGACTATCCCCTGATGGGCATCCCCGTCTACGCGATCTTCGACCCGCGCACCGGCACGGGCACCGTCCTCACCGACATCCACGCCACCCCCGACGGCCCCCGGTACGCCACCCGCAAGGACTTCGTCTACAGCGAGGACGTCACCATCGCCGACTGGACCATCTCGACGGGCAACCTGCCGCTCTACCGGGAGTGA
- a CDS encoding glycosyltransferase family 2 protein, with translation MFNEVEALPALVSRLRPVLEGLGVPYELVAVDDGSTGGTAELLGAFRLGWPELRVIRLRRNSGHQAALTAGLDRAVGAYAVSLDADLQDPPEKIPDMLALARAEGLDIVYGIRADRASDSGFKRWTAGLYYRLVRRLVGPSVPSQAGDFRLLSRGAVDALKALPEQQRVYRLLVPWLGFPSGQVTYERAPRTAGRSKYPLGRMIRLAVDSVTGFSAAPLRLATWLGGFAFLVCLGLIVYTLAAHVLDHTVPGWTSLFTGVLFIGAVQLICVGLLGEYVARIYTAIQNRPTYFVGHDTAQVAEEPAPRS, from the coding sequence ATGTTCAACGAGGTGGAGGCCCTGCCCGCCCTGGTCAGCCGGCTGCGCCCGGTCCTGGAGGGTCTCGGGGTGCCGTACGAGCTCGTCGCCGTCGACGACGGCTCCACCGGCGGCACCGCCGAACTGCTCGGGGCCTTCCGGCTCGGCTGGCCGGAGCTGCGGGTGATCCGCCTGCGCCGCAACTCGGGCCATCAGGCCGCCCTCACCGCCGGCCTCGACCGGGCGGTCGGCGCGTATGCGGTCAGCCTCGACGCCGACCTCCAGGATCCGCCCGAGAAGATCCCCGACATGCTGGCCCTGGCCCGTGCCGAGGGGCTCGACATCGTCTACGGCATCCGCGCCGACCGGGCCAGCGACTCCGGGTTCAAGCGGTGGACCGCCGGGCTCTACTACCGGCTCGTACGCCGCCTCGTGGGCCCCTCCGTGCCCTCCCAGGCCGGTGACTTCCGGCTGCTCAGCCGGGGCGCTGTGGACGCGCTGAAGGCCCTGCCGGAGCAGCAGCGCGTCTACCGCCTGCTCGTCCCCTGGCTCGGTTTCCCCAGCGGGCAGGTCACCTACGAGCGCGCCCCGCGCACGGCAGGGCGCAGCAAGTACCCGCTGGGCCGGATGATCCGGCTCGCGGTCGACAGTGTCACCGGTTTCTCGGCGGCCCCGCTGCGGCTGGCCACCTGGCTCGGCGGCTTCGCCTTCCTGGTCTGCCTCGGGCTGATCGTCTACACGCTCGCCGCCCACGTGCTCGACCACACGGTGCCGGGCTGGACCTCCCTGTTCACCGGGGTGCTGTTCATCGGCGCCGTGCAGCTGATCTGTGTGGGGCTGCTGGGGGAGTACGTGGCCCGCATCTACACGGCGATACAGAACCGGCCGACGTACTTCGTGGGGCACGACACGGCACAGGTCGCGGAGGAGCCGGCACCGAGGTCGTGA
- a CDS encoding SDR family NAD(P)-dependent oxidoreductase translates to MDTRRTVVVTGAAAPGIGEAVTRRLVKDGYRVIGTHASDDQDHARRLGDDLGPECELVEVDLANRKDLFAFVTRLREEADCRDRVYHALVNAEYYFAPENLDEFDHDEWDKSVAVNLTAPNYLVRELGLRIADRGAIVTVTSTEGFVGSYGASAYAASKAAIHNLTKSWANTMRRDIRANAVAAGWIAGAMPEEVHDKSRAITPLGRPGDPTEVAAAVSFLLSDQASFVNGTVLTVDGGYLGADTVAKFEYQLAKGTVEA, encoded by the coding sequence ATGGACACTCGGCGAACGGTCGTGGTCACCGGTGCGGCGGCCCCGGGGATCGGTGAGGCGGTGACGCGTCGTCTGGTCAAGGACGGGTACCGCGTGATCGGTACCCACGCGAGCGACGACCAGGACCATGCGCGGCGCCTTGGGGACGATCTGGGCCCGGAGTGCGAGCTGGTCGAGGTCGATCTCGCCAACCGCAAGGACCTGTTCGCCTTCGTCACCCGTCTCCGGGAGGAGGCGGACTGCCGGGACAGGGTCTACCACGCGCTGGTCAACGCGGAGTACTACTTCGCGCCCGAGAATCTCGACGAATTCGACCACGACGAATGGGACAAGAGTGTCGCGGTCAATCTGACGGCTCCCAATTACCTCGTGCGGGAACTCGGTCTGAGAATCGCCGACCGGGGCGCCATTGTGACGGTGACGAGCACAGAGGGATTCGTCGGGTCGTACGGAGCTTCCGCGTATGCCGCGTCGAAGGCCGCCATCCACAATCTGACGAAATCCTGGGCCAATACGATGCGGCGCGACATCAGGGCCAACGCGGTGGCGGCGGGCTGGATCGCCGGCGCCATGCCCGAGGAAGTCCACGACAAGTCCCGCGCGATCACTCCGCTCGGACGCCCGGGTGATCCGACCGAAGTGGCTGCCGCGGTGTCCTTCCTGCTCTCGGACCAGGCGAGTTTTGTGAACGGCACGGTCCTCACCGTGGACGGCGGCTACCTGGGCGCCGACACCGTGGCGAAGTTCGAGTACCAGCTGGCAAAGGGGACCGTGGAAGCCTGA
- a CDS encoding glycosyltransferase family 39 protein produces MGLRSSWDGWWYLQVAQNGYDPKPLKPLPPGSLFTVKQNSVAFFPLYPGLIRSVSEVTGLGLYGSAILVSVLASLVAAAGIYAVISTLAGVRAGVIAAGLWAVVPGAGVEWAVYSESLFVAIAAWTCYCVMKGRWVPAGLLAFLAGLSRPTSAALIGAVSLAALVTVLRRDGRREHGVAGPVYAMIAAPLGLLTYVLWVGLSMGDLTAYFTLQREGWAHYFDGGAYTLDVLRNIAVGHIDYLFAFSTPDLLGVQLVIALPFLIALMLRRKPPLVLVAYTLAGIVTVLGTQQMFGNTSRYLLPAFPLLLAPAAALSRLKWPSLTVFFTSAAVASGWYAHYVIFELGIP; encoded by the coding sequence GTGGGACTGCGGTCCAGCTGGGACGGCTGGTGGTACCTCCAGGTCGCCCAGAACGGGTATGACCCGAAGCCGCTAAAACCGCTGCCCCCGGGCAGCCTGTTCACGGTCAAGCAGAACTCAGTCGCCTTCTTCCCGCTCTACCCCGGGCTGATCCGTTCCGTCTCGGAGGTGACCGGGCTCGGCCTGTACGGCTCCGCGATCCTGGTGTCGGTCCTGGCATCCCTCGTGGCGGCGGCCGGCATCTACGCGGTGATCTCGACGCTGGCCGGGGTGCGGGCGGGCGTGATCGCCGCCGGACTGTGGGCCGTCGTGCCAGGGGCGGGCGTCGAGTGGGCGGTGTACTCGGAGTCGCTGTTCGTCGCCATCGCGGCCTGGACCTGCTACTGCGTGATGAAGGGCCGCTGGGTGCCGGCGGGCCTGCTGGCCTTCCTGGCGGGCCTGAGCCGGCCCACCTCGGCGGCGCTCATCGGCGCGGTGAGCCTCGCCGCCCTGGTCACGGTCCTACGGCGGGACGGCCGGCGCGAGCACGGCGTCGCCGGGCCGGTCTACGCCATGATCGCGGCACCGCTCGGCCTGCTCACGTACGTCCTGTGGGTCGGCCTCAGCATGGGCGACCTGACCGCCTACTTCACACTCCAGCGCGAGGGCTGGGCGCACTACTTCGACGGCGGCGCCTACACGCTGGACGTGCTGCGCAACATCGCGGTTGGGCACATCGACTACCTCTTCGCCTTCTCCACGCCCGACCTGCTCGGCGTCCAGCTGGTGATCGCGCTGCCCTTCCTGATCGCGCTGATGCTGCGCAGGAAGCCGCCGCTGGTGCTGGTCGCCTACACCCTGGCCGGCATCGTGACCGTCCTCGGCACGCAGCAGATGTTCGGCAACACCTCCCGCTATCTGCTGCCCGCCTTCCCCCTGCTGCTCGCCCCGGCCGCCGCCCTGAGTCGGCTGAAGTGGCCGAGCCTGACGGTGTTCTTCACGAGCGCGGCGGTGGCCTCGGGGTGGTACGCCCACTACGTGATCTTCGAGCTGGGGATTCCGTAG
- the tuf gene encoding elongation factor Tu: MAKAKFERTKPHVNIGTIGHIDHGKTTLTAAITKVLHDAYPDLNEATPFDNIDKAPEERQRGITISIAHVEYQTESRHYAHVDCPGHADYIKNMITGAAQMDGAILVVAATDGPMPQTKEHVLLARQVGVPYIVVALNKADMVDDEEILELVELEVRELLSEYEFPGDDVPVVQVSALKALEGDAKWTQSVLDLMNAVDTSIPEPERDVDKPFLMPIEDVFTITGRGTVVTGRIERGVLKVNETVDIIGIKTEKTTTTVTGIEMFRKLLDEGQAGENVGLLLRGIKREDVERGQVIIKPGSVTPHTEFEAQAYILSKDEGGRHTPFFNNYRPQFYFRTTDVTGVVTLPEGTEMVMPGDNTEMSVQLIQPIAMEEGLKFAIREGGRTVGAGQVTKINK; the protein is encoded by the coding sequence GTGGCGAAGGCGAAGTTCGAGCGGACTAAGCCGCACGTCAACATCGGCACCATCGGTCACATCGACCACGGTAAGACGACCCTCACGGCCGCCATTACCAAGGTGCTGCACGACGCCTACCCGGACCTGAACGAGGCCACCCCGTTCGACAACATCGACAAGGCGCCCGAGGAGCGTCAGCGCGGTATCACCATCTCCATCGCGCACGTCGAGTACCAGACCGAGTCGCGTCACTACGCCCACGTCGACTGCCCGGGTCACGCGGACTACATCAAGAACATGATCACCGGTGCCGCGCAGATGGACGGCGCGATCCTGGTGGTCGCCGCCACCGACGGCCCGATGCCGCAGACCAAGGAGCACGTGCTCCTGGCCCGCCAGGTCGGCGTTCCGTACATCGTCGTCGCCCTGAACAAGGCCGACATGGTGGACGACGAGGAGATCCTGGAGCTCGTCGAGCTCGAGGTTCGTGAGCTCCTCTCCGAGTACGAGTTCCCGGGCGACGACGTTCCGGTCGTCCAGGTCTCCGCTCTGAAGGCGCTCGAGGGCGACGCCAAGTGGACCCAGTCGGTCCTGGACCTGATGAACGCTGTCGACACCTCCATCCCGGAGCCCGAGCGTGACGTCGACAAGCCGTTCCTGATGCCGATCGAGGACGTCTTCACGATCACCGGTCGCGGTACGGTCGTCACCGGCCGTATCGAGCGTGGTGTCCTGAAGGTCAACGAGACCGTCGACATCATCGGCATCAAGACCGAGAAGACCACCACCACGGTCACCGGTATCGAGATGTTCCGCAAGCTGCTCGACGAGGGCCAGGCCGGTGAGAACGTCGGTCTGCTGCTCCGCGGCATCAAGCGCGAGGACGTCGAGCGCGGCCAGGTCATCATCAAGCCGGGCTCGGTCACCCCGCACACCGAGTTCGAGGCGCAGGCCTACATCCTCTCCAAGGACGAGGGTGGCCGCCACACGCCGTTCTTCAACAACTACCGCCCGCAGTTCTACTTCCGTACGACGGACGTGACCGGCGTGGTGACCCTCCCCGAGGGCACCGAGATGGTCATGCCGGGTGACAACACCGAGATGTCGGTGCAGCTCATCCAGCCCATCGCCATGGAAGAGGGCCTGAAGTTCGCCATCCGTGAGGGTGGTCGCACCGTGGGCGCCGGCCAGGTCACCAAGATCAACAAGTGA